One Mycolicibacterium fortuitum subsp. fortuitum genomic window carries:
- a CDS encoding HAD family hydrolase, translating to MDVLQSWKDGPTKSAIIDFVGRADEQVPPEQRVAVFDNDGTLWCEKPAYIQLDFLVRRLAEQAAADPALAAKQPYTAAAAGDLGWFGDAVTKHYNGDDSALKVLAGGVLSAYAGLTVEDHAARIKDFFAEAQHPTLGRPYTTCGYRPMIELLRYLEANGFTNYIVSGGGRDFMRPVTASMYGIPPERVIGSSVGLDFVDGQLRTTATPEFLNDGPVKAVRIWGRIGRRPIFAAGNSNGDIQMLEYVGGTPGPSLGLLVRHDDADREFDYTAGAEKVLGLAADRGWSVASMRDDWTTVFD from the coding sequence TTGGACGTACTGCAGTCCTGGAAAGACGGGCCCACGAAGTCGGCGATCATCGACTTCGTGGGCCGGGCCGACGAGCAGGTGCCTCCAGAGCAGCGCGTCGCCGTGTTCGACAACGACGGCACGCTGTGGTGTGAGAAGCCCGCCTACATCCAACTGGACTTCCTCGTGCGCCGATTGGCCGAGCAGGCGGCCGCCGACCCGGCGCTGGCAGCCAAGCAGCCCTATACAGCGGCAGCCGCAGGCGACCTCGGATGGTTCGGCGACGCCGTCACCAAGCATTACAACGGCGACGACTCCGCACTCAAAGTCCTTGCCGGTGGCGTACTTTCCGCCTATGCGGGGCTGACGGTCGAAGACCACGCCGCTCGGATCAAAGACTTCTTCGCCGAGGCACAGCACCCGACGCTAGGGCGTCCGTACACCACGTGTGGCTACCGACCGATGATCGAGTTGCTGCGTTATCTGGAGGCCAACGGTTTCACCAACTACATCGTCTCCGGAGGCGGCCGTGATTTCATGCGCCCGGTGACAGCGTCGATGTACGGCATTCCACCGGAGCGGGTGATCGGCAGTTCGGTGGGGTTGGATTTCGTCGACGGCCAACTCAGGACCACAGCCACTCCGGAGTTCCTCAACGACGGTCCGGTCAAAGCGGTGCGCATCTGGGGACGTATCGGGCGTCGGCCGATCTTCGCGGCAGGCAACTCCAACGGCGATATCCAGATGCTCGAATATGTCGGTGGCACGCCGGGGCCGTCGTTGGGCCTGCTGGTACGTCACGACGACGCCGATCGCGAATTCGATTACACCGCAGGGGCGGAGAAGGTGCTGGGGCTCGCCGCCGACCGCGGCTGGTCGGTGGCGAGTATGCGCGACGATTGGACGACGGTCTTTGACTGA
- a CDS encoding dsRBD fold-containing protein produces MYDKDLTNKWLIEIEFSEDEIHTHASARAQVRDDTMSTTGDAYRNPKDPGAPMIGEEIAAARALIALGSDLLHAASARIEQSTHHPVHLYR; encoded by the coding sequence ATGTACGACAAGGATCTGACCAACAAATGGCTCATCGAGATCGAGTTCTCCGAGGACGAGATCCACACCCACGCCTCGGCTCGGGCGCAGGTGCGCGACGACACGATGTCCACCACCGGAGACGCCTATCGCAACCCGAAAGACCCCGGTGCGCCGATGATCGGTGAGGAGATCGCTGCGGCCCGTGCGCTCATCGCATTGGGCAGCGATCTGCTGCACGCCGCATCGGCACGTATCGAGCAGTCCACACACCACCCGGTGCATTTGTACCGCTGA
- a CDS encoding branched-chain amino acid transporter permease, with amino-acid sequence MPEGAGHIALLVAVAAGITWALRALPFAVLAPMRHSTVVRYLSTHMPLGVMAMLAIYTVRGHTDGSTRQLLWLGIAVACTAVLHWVRGSALLSILAGTTLYVVLMSLWA; translated from the coding sequence ATGCCTGAGGGCGCCGGTCACATCGCGCTGCTGGTGGCCGTCGCGGCCGGCATCACCTGGGCGTTGCGCGCGCTGCCGTTCGCGGTGCTCGCGCCGATGAGGCACAGCACCGTGGTGCGCTACCTCAGTACACACATGCCGCTCGGGGTGATGGCCATGCTGGCGATCTACACCGTGCGCGGCCACACCGATGGCAGTACCCGGCAACTGCTGTGGCTGGGCATCGCTGTGGCCTGCACCGCGGTCCTGCACTGGGTACGCGGCAGCGCGCTGTTGTCGATCCTGGCCGGTACGACGCTCTATGTCGTGCTGATGTCTTTGTGGGCGTGA
- a CDS encoding tellurite resistance/C4-dicarboxylate transporter family protein codes for MSEPRVREAVRTLHPGYFALVMATGIMSIAMTYHRAHAVSVVLLWVAAAAYVVLVALTVIRTVTSRREFMADLTDPRRGFAMFTFVAATCVVGTRLAADGHYGPAFGLLATGWVAWMVLGYVVPWTAVLGQAARPVLQSANGTWFIWVVASQSVAVLAAALQPEIDEGRSELALLAVFSWSVGIFLYGAAGIFVAIRMLVYPLRPADLTPPYWVAMGATAITVVAGARIVEMADAPMVAATRGLIAGTSVFFWAFGTWLIPPLIAAGVWRHWVHRIPLRYDATLWSVVFPLGMYGVGGHYLGQADQLPIVERIGYLESWIALAVWAVVFVAMLRHLFVTLRPGVRGLTGAPLEVEGD; via the coding sequence ATGAGCGAGCCGAGAGTCCGCGAGGCAGTACGCACCCTGCATCCGGGTTACTTCGCCCTCGTAATGGCCACCGGCATCATGTCCATCGCCATGACTTACCACCGCGCCCATGCGGTTTCGGTGGTGCTGTTGTGGGTTGCGGCGGCCGCCTATGTGGTGCTGGTCGCGCTGACCGTCATCCGGACCGTTACCTCTCGCCGGGAGTTCATGGCTGATCTGACCGATCCGCGACGGGGTTTCGCCATGTTCACGTTCGTGGCGGCGACGTGTGTGGTGGGCACCAGATTGGCCGCTGACGGTCATTACGGGCCGGCGTTCGGGCTCTTGGCGACCGGATGGGTGGCGTGGATGGTGCTGGGCTACGTGGTGCCGTGGACGGCGGTGCTCGGTCAGGCGGCACGGCCGGTGCTGCAGAGTGCCAACGGCACCTGGTTCATCTGGGTCGTCGCCAGCCAGTCCGTCGCGGTGCTGGCTGCTGCCTTGCAGCCCGAAATCGACGAGGGCCGTTCGGAATTGGCCCTGCTGGCGGTGTTCTCCTGGTCGGTGGGGATCTTTCTCTACGGCGCGGCGGGGATTTTCGTGGCGATTCGCATGCTGGTGTATCCGTTGCGGCCCGCCGATCTCACACCGCCGTACTGGGTGGCGATGGGTGCCACCGCCATCACCGTGGTGGCCGGGGCCCGGATCGTGGAGATGGCGGACGCACCCATGGTCGCCGCCACCCGCGGCCTGATCGCGGGGACGTCGGTGTTCTTCTGGGCCTTCGGTACCTGGCTCATTCCACCGTTGATCGCCGCAGGAGTCTGGCGGCACTGGGTTCACCGTATTCCGTTGCGGTACGACGCCACCCTGTGGAGTGTGGTCTTCCCGCTGGGTATGTACGGCGTGGGCGGCCATTACCTCGGCCAGGCCGACCAGTTGCCGATCGTGGAACGTATCGGCTACCTCGAGAGCTGGATCGCGCTGGCGGTGTGGGCTGTGGTGTTCGTGGCCATGCTGCGCCACTTGTTCGTCACGCTGCGGCCTGGTGTCAGGGGCCTAACGGGCGCACCCTTGGAGGTGGAGGGTGATTGA
- a CDS encoding AzlC family ABC transporter permease: MSDHSLRKVMSVTAPIGLAFIPLGMALGLLVVHAGLDWWWAPAFAAVIYAGSLEFLMVGLAATAAPMGAVALTTFIVNSRHAFYALSFPLDRIKSPVGKLYSTYALSDEAYAVAVSPAAEHWTSRSILMMQAALQGLWVTGAALGGLIGSALPVERLQGLDFALTALFVVLAIDAYRQRPDRLTALTAVACAVVAWLVVPGQLLVCAFAGFTVVLLARLGVERRRDA, encoded by the coding sequence ATGTCCGACCACTCTTTGCGCAAGGTCATGTCGGTGACCGCGCCGATCGGCCTGGCCTTCATTCCGCTGGGCATGGCTCTGGGGCTGCTGGTGGTCCACGCGGGCCTGGACTGGTGGTGGGCGCCGGCCTTCGCCGCGGTGATCTACGCCGGTTCCCTGGAATTCCTCATGGTGGGTCTGGCGGCAACGGCGGCACCTATGGGCGCGGTCGCCCTGACCACGTTCATCGTCAACAGCCGGCACGCGTTCTATGCGCTCTCGTTTCCGCTGGACCGCATCAAGAGCCCGGTGGGCAAGCTCTACAGCACCTACGCGCTGTCGGACGAGGCGTACGCGGTGGCGGTCAGCCCGGCCGCCGAGCATTGGACGAGCCGGTCGATCCTGATGATGCAGGCGGCGTTGCAGGGGCTCTGGGTCACGGGTGCCGCGCTGGGTGGACTGATCGGTTCGGCCCTGCCGGTCGAACGATTGCAGGGGCTGGATTTCGCCCTGACAGCGCTGTTCGTAGTGCTGGCCATCGACGCGTACCGGCAGCGGCCTGACCGGCTGACCGCACTGACGGCGGTGGCCTGTGCGGTGGTCGCCTGGCTGGTGGTGCCCGGTCAGCTGCTGGTCTGCGCCTTCGCCGGGTTCACCGTGGTGCTGCTGGCCCGACTCGGCGTCGAACGGCGCCGCGATGCCTGA
- a CDS encoding arylsulfatase produces the protein MPNGKPNILVIWGDDIGISNLSCYSDGLMGYRTPNIDRLANEGMRFTDSYGEQSCTAGRAAFISGQSVYRTGMSKVGVPGVDIGWAAEDPTIAELLKPLGYATGQFGKNHFGDLNKYLPTVHGFDEFFGNLYHLNAEEEPENFDYPHEDRYPRLYNLAKPRGVLKCKATTEVSTEPDDPKFGPVGKQTIEDTGPLNTKRMETIDEDIADATVDYIKRQHAEGNPFFVWCNFTHMHLYTHTKPESRGQAGLWQSPYHDTMIDHDRNVGTVLNVLDELGIADDTIVIYSTDNGPHRNTWPDGGTTPFRSEKNTNWEGAFRVPELIRWPGKIKAGTVSNEIIQHHDWLPTLLAAAGEPDIAEKLKKGHKAGADGNTEYKVHIDGYNLLPYLTGEVDASPRRGFFYFSDDGDLVAMRFENWKIVFQEQRCEGTLRVWAEPFTPLRVPKLFNLRTDPYEYADITSNTYYEWLLRHDFFVFYATAMATKFLETFKEFPPRHPPASFSVDQVVEKLHEFLAKD, from the coding sequence ATGCCAAACGGCAAGCCGAACATTCTCGTGATCTGGGGCGACGACATCGGGATCAGCAACCTCAGTTGCTACAGCGACGGTTTGATGGGCTACCGCACGCCCAACATCGATCGTCTGGCCAACGAGGGCATGCGATTCACAGACTCCTACGGCGAGCAAAGTTGCACCGCCGGACGGGCAGCCTTCATCAGTGGGCAAAGCGTCTACCGCACCGGAATGAGCAAAGTCGGTGTGCCCGGGGTGGATATCGGTTGGGCCGCAGAGGATCCGACGATCGCCGAATTACTCAAGCCATTGGGTTATGCCACCGGCCAGTTCGGCAAGAACCACTTCGGTGACCTCAACAAGTACCTGCCGACCGTGCACGGATTCGACGAGTTCTTCGGCAACCTCTACCACCTCAACGCCGAGGAAGAGCCGGAGAACTTCGACTATCCCCACGAGGACCGTTACCCGCGGCTGTACAACCTGGCCAAACCGCGGGGCGTGCTCAAGTGCAAGGCCACCACCGAGGTTTCCACCGAACCCGATGACCCGAAGTTCGGGCCCGTCGGCAAGCAGACCATCGAGGACACCGGCCCGCTGAACACCAAGCGCATGGAGACCATCGACGAGGACATCGCCGACGCCACGGTCGACTACATCAAGCGTCAACATGCGGAGGGCAATCCGTTCTTCGTCTGGTGCAACTTCACCCACATGCACCTCTACACGCACACCAAGCCGGAAAGCCGCGGGCAGGCCGGGCTGTGGCAGTCGCCGTACCACGACACGATGATCGACCACGACCGCAATGTCGGGACCGTGCTGAACGTGCTCGACGAACTCGGCATCGCCGACGACACCATCGTCATCTACTCCACCGACAACGGCCCGCACCGCAACACCTGGCCTGACGGTGGCACCACCCCGTTCCGCAGCGAGAAGAACACCAACTGGGAAGGTGCATTCCGTGTTCCGGAACTGATCCGATGGCCCGGAAAGATCAAGGCGGGCACGGTATCGAACGAGATTATCCAGCACCATGACTGGCTGCCGACGTTGCTCGCTGCCGCCGGTGAGCCCGACATCGCCGAGAAGCTCAAGAAGGGCCATAAGGCCGGCGCCGACGGGAACACCGAATACAAGGTCCATATCGACGGCTACAACCTGCTGCCCTATCTGACCGGCGAGGTCGACGCCAGCCCGCGGCGCGGATTCTTCTACTTCTCCGACGACGGTGACCTGGTGGCCATGCGGTTCGAGAACTGGAAGATCGTATTCCAGGAACAGCGGTGCGAAGGCACCCTTCGGGTTTGGGCCGAGCCCTTCACGCCGCTGCGGGTACCCAAGCTGTTCAACTTGCGCACCGATCCGTACGAGTACGCCGACATCACGTCGAACACCTATTACGAATGGCTGCTGCGCCATGACTTCTTCGTCTTCTACGCAACGGCCATGGCGACGAAGTTTCTCGAGACGTTCAAGGAGTTCCCGCCGCGCCACCCACCGGCCAGCTTCAGTGTCGACCAGGTGGTCGAGAAGCTGCACGAGTTCCTGGCGAAAGACTGA